A portion of the Gorilla gorilla gorilla isolate KB3781 chromosome X, NHGRI_mGorGor1-v2.1_pri, whole genome shotgun sequence genome contains these proteins:
- the ARHGAP4 gene encoding rho GTPase-activating protein 4 isoform X1: protein MARPGHSGAGRGALPPRSPSRAVPALGRPAPPGAALGAGLGGARAGCWPQRPQVPAPARSRPRGSSGVRRRGREAAMAAHGKLRRERGLQAEYETQVKEMRWQLSEQLRCLELQGELRRELLQELAEFMRRRAEVELEYSRGLEKLAERFSSRGGRLGSSREHQSFRKEPSLLSPLHCWAVLLQHTRQQSRESAALSEVLAGPLAQRLSHIAEDVGRLVKKSRDLEQQLQDELLEVVSELQTAKKTYQAYHMESVNAEAKLREAERQEEKRAGRSVPTTTAGATEAGPLRKSSLKKGGRLVEKRQAKFMEHKLKCTKARNEYLLSLASVNAAVSNYYLHDVLDLMDCCDTGFHLALGQVLRSYTAAESRTQASQVQGLGSLEEAVEALDPPGDKAKVLEVHATVFCPPLRFDYHPHDGDEVAEICVEMELRDEILPRAQNIQSRLDRQTIETEEVNKTLKATLQALLEVVASDDGDVLDSFQTSPSTESLKSTSSDPGSRQAGRRRGQQQETETFYLTKLQEYLSGRSILAKLQAKHEKLQEALQRGDKEEQEVSWTQYTQRKFQKSRHPRPSSQYNQRLFGGDMEKFIQSSGQPVPLVVESCIRFINLNGLQHEGIFRVSGAQLRVSEIRDAFERGEDPLVEGCTAHDLDSVAGVLKLYFRSLEPPLFPPDLFGELLASSELEATAERVEQVSRLLWRLPAPVLVVLRYLFTFLNHLAQYSDENMMDPYNLAVCFGPTLLPVPAGQDPVALQGRVNQLVQTLIVQPDRVFPPLTSLPGPVYEKCMAPPSASCLGDAQLESLGADNEPELEAEMPSHSLDPLSSPDLEGVVEAVACFAYTGRTAQELSFRRGDVLRLHERASSDWWRGEHNGMRGLIPHKYITLPVGTEKQVVGAGLQTAGESGSSPEGLLASELVHRPEPCTSPEAMGPSGHRRRCLVPASPEQHVEVDKAVAQNMDSVFKELLGKTSVRQGLGPASTTSPSPGPRSPKAPASSRLGRNKGFSRGPGAPASPSASHPQGLDTTPKPH, encoded by the exons ATGGCAAGGCCGGGGCACAGTGGGGCTGGAAGGGGCGCCCTGCCCCCCAGGAGCCCCTCGCGGGCAGTGCCAGCCCTGGGCCGCCCCGCCCCACCGGGAGCCGCGCTGGGGGCGGGGCTGGGCGGAGCCCGCGCAGGGTGCTGGCCGCAGCGCCCCCAAGTCCCGGCGCCGGCCCGCTCACGGCCGCGTGGGAGCAGTGGGGTTCGACGGCGCGGCCGCGAGGCCGCCATGGCCGCTCACGGGAAGCTGCGGCGGGAGCGGGGGCTGCAGGCTGAGTATGAGACGCAAGTCAAAG AGATGCGCTGGCAGCTGAGCGAGCAGCTGCGCTGCCTGGAGCTGCAGGGCGAGCTGCGGCGGGAGTTGCTGCAGGAACTGGCAGAGTTCATGCGACGCCGCGCTGAGGTGGAGCTGGAATACTCCCGGGGCCTGGAAAAGCTGGCCGAGCGCTTCTCCAGCCGTGGAGGCCGCCTGGGGAGCAGCCGGGAGCACCAAAGCTTCAG GAAGGAGCCGTCCCTCCTGTCGCCCTTGCACTGCTGGGCGGTGCTGCTGCAGCACACGCGGCAGCAGAGCCGGGAGAGCGCGGCCCTGAGTGAGGTGCTGGCCGGGCCCCTGGCCCAGCGCCTGAGTCACATTGCAGAGGACGTGGGGCGCCTGGTCAAGAAG AGCAGGGATCTGGAGCAGCAGCTGCAGGATGAGCTCCTGGAGGTGGTCTCAGAGCTCCAGACG GCCAAGAAGACGTACCAGGCATATCACATGGAGAGCGTGAATGCCGAGGCCAAGCTCCGGGAGGCCGAGCGGCAGGAGGAGAAGCGGGCAGGCCGGAGTGTCCCCACCACCACCGCTGGTGCCACTGAGGCAGGGCCCCTCCGCAAGAGCTCCCTCaagaagggagggaggctggTGGAGAAG CGGCAGGCCAAGTTCATGGAGCACAAACTCAAGTGCACAAAGGCGCGCAACGAGTACCTGCTTAGCCTGGCCAGTGTCAACGCTGCTGTCAGTAACTACTACCTGCATGACGTCTTGGACCTCATGGAC TGCTGTGACACAGGGTTCCACCTGGCCCTGGGGCAGGTGCTCCGGAGCTACACGGCAGCTGAGAGCCGCACCCAAGCCTCCCAAGTGCAGGGCCTGGGCAGCCTGGAAGAAGCTGTGGAGGCCCTGGATCCTCCAGGGGACAAAGCCAAGGTTCTCGAGGTGCATGCTACCGTCTTCTGTCCCCCGCTGCGCTTTGACTATCACCCCCATGATGGGGATGAG GTGGCTGAGATCTGCGTTGAAATGGAGCTGCGGGACGAGATTCTGCCCAGAGCCCAGAACATCCAGAGCCGCCTGGACCGACAGACCATTGAGACGGAGGAG GTGAACAAGACTCTGAAGGCGACACTGCAGGCCCTGCTGGAGGTGGTGGCCTCGGATGACGGGGATGTGCTTGATTCCTTCCAGACCAGCCCCTCCACCGAGTCCCTCAAGTCCACCAGCTCAGACCCAGGCAGCCGGCAGGCGGGCCGGAGGCGCGGCCAGCAGCAGGAGACCGAAACCTTCTACCTCACG AAGCTCCAGGAGTATCTGAGTGGACGGAGCATCCTCGCCAAGCTGCAGGCCAAGCACGAGAAGCTGCAGGAGGCCCTTCAGCGAG GTGACAAGGAGGAGCAGGAGGTGTCTTG GACCCAGTACACACAGAGAAAATTCCAGAAGAGCCGCCACCCCCGCCCCAGCTCCCAGTATAACCAGAGACTCTTTGGGGGAGACATGGAGAAGTTTATCCAG AGCTCAGGCCAGCCTGTGCCCCTGGTGGTGGAGAGCTGCATTCGCTTCATCAACCTCAACG GCCTGCAGCATGAAGGCATCTTCCGGGTATCGGGTGCCCAGCTCCGGGTCTCAGAGATCCGTGATGCCTTCGAGAGAG GGGAGGACCCACTGGTGGAGGGCTGCACTGCCCACGACCTGGACTCGGTGGCCGGGGTACTGAAGCTCTACTTCCGGAGCCTGGAGCCCCCACTCTTCCCCCCAGACCTGTTCGGCGAGCTGCTGGCTTCTTCGG AGCTGGAGGCCACAGCGGAGAGGGTGGAGCAAGTGAGCCGCCTGCTGTGGCGGCTGCCCGCGCCGGTGCTGGTGGTTCTGCGCTACCTCTTCACCTTCCTCAACCA CCTGGCCCAGTACAGCGATGAGAACATGATGGACCCCTACAACCTGGCCGTGTGCTTCGGGCCCACGCTACTACCGGTGCCCGCTGGGCAGGACCCGGTGGCGCTGCAGGGCCGGGTGAACCAGCTGGTGCAGACGCTCATAGTGCAGCCCGATCGGGTCTTCCCGCCCCTGACCTCGCTGCCTGGCCCCGTCTACGAGAAGTGCATGGCACCGCCTTCCGCCAGCTGCCTGGG GGACGCCCAGCTGGAGAGCCTGGGGGCGGACAATGAGCCGGAGCTGGAAGCTGAGATGCCCTCCCACAGCTTGGACCCCCTCTCCTCCCCAGACCTGGAGGGGGTCGTGGAGGCTGTGGCCTGCTTTGCCTACACGGGCCGCACAGCCCAGGAGCTGAGCTTCCGGCGGGGGGACGTACTGCGGCTGCACGAGAGGGCCTCGAGCGACTGGTGGCGGGGGGAGCACAACGGCATGCGGGGCCTCATCCCCCACAAGTATATCACGCTGCCCGTGGG GACGGAGAAGCAGGTGGTGGGCGCAGGGCTGCAGACTGCAGGGGAGTCTGGGAGCAGTCCCGAGGGCCTCCTGGCATCAGAGCTGGTCCACCG GCCAGAGCCATGCACCTCACCTGAGGCCATGGGACCCTCTGGACACAGACGACGCTGCTTGGTCCCAGCCTCCCCAGAGCAACACGTGGAGGTGGATAAG GCTGTGGCACAGAACATGGACTCTGTGTTTAAGGAGCTCTTGGGAAAGACCTCTGTCCGCCAGGGCCTTGGGCCAGCATCTACCACCTCTCCCAGTCCTGGGCCCCGAAGCCCAAAGGCACCGGCCAGCAGCCGCCTGGGCAGGAACAAAGGCTTCTCCCGGGGCCCTGGGGCCCCAGCCTCACCCTCAGCTTCCCACCCCCAGGGCCTAGACACGACCCCCAAGCCACACTGA